One segment of Candidatus Bathyarchaeota archaeon DNA contains the following:
- the metG gene encoding methionine--tRNA ligase subunit beta: MEVSFEDFLRLDMQVGKVVEAEQIPGSRNLIKMIVDFGSEKRQSVAGLLRYYKPEELVDKKYAFVLNLQRKKMMGVESQCMILAAEDTEGNVILIKPEKDVEIGSKVR, from the coding sequence ATGGAAGTCTCGTTTGAGGATTTCCTGAGACTTGATATGCAGGTTGGCAAGGTTGTTGAAGCTGAACAGATACCCGGGTCGAGAAACCTGATCAAGATGATTGTTGATTTTGGTTCTGAAAAAAGGCAGTCAGTAGCAGGTCTGCTACGATACTACAAACCAGAAGAATTGGTAGATAAAAAATACGCCTTTGTCTTGAACTTGCAAAGAAAGAAAATGATGGGCGTGGAATCTCAGTGCATGATACTTGCCGCCGAAGACACTGAAGGCAACGTTATCTTGATAAAACCTGAAAAAGACGTGGAAATAGGAAGCAAAGTCAGATAA
- a CDS encoding HAD family hydrolase codes for MTLKKERGKNALNVRGVLIDFGYTLAYLNEENVERYREELVSILTKYGYNKTLDDLVPILDSTYRSSTKGEVKDIHEFWKVLLRNLGIRERPILIQELIELRKNHVLTRFRLYDNVISVLSTLRKNYKLALVSNCFVGLSDILRALNLTHFFECIILSYEVGVKKPDRRIYLEALQRLKLRPEESVFVSDAISDLEGAREVGLKTILIRQGEHTTHGAKDLNFKPDFRCKHISEIVDYL; via the coding sequence GTGACACTGAAAAAGGAGAGAGGAAAAAATGCCTTGAATGTCAGAGGAGTTCTCATTGATTTTGGGTACACCCTAGCCTATCTTAATGAAGAGAATGTTGAGAGATATAGAGAAGAGCTTGTTTCAATTCTCACGAAATATGGATACAATAAAACCTTAGACGATTTAGTTCCCATTTTAGACAGCACCTACAGGAGCTCCACCAAGGGAGAGGTGAAAGACATTCATGAATTTTGGAAGGTACTATTAAGAAATCTGGGAATACGTGAGAGACCAATACTCATTCAAGAACTCATAGAATTGAGGAAAAATCATGTACTAACAAGATTTAGACTTTATGACAATGTAATCTCAGTTTTGTCCACTTTGAGGAAAAACTATAAACTGGCTTTGGTCTCTAATTGTTTTGTAGGCTTATCTGATATTCTGAGAGCGTTAAATTTGACCCATTTCTTCGAGTGTATTATTTTGTCATATGAGGTTGGAGTGAAGAAGCCAGACAGACGTATATATCTTGAAGCCCTTCAAAGGCTCAAGCTTAGACCTGAAGAAAGCGTTTTTGTATCTGATGCAATCAGCGATTTAGAAGGAGCCAGAGAAGTTGGGCTTAAGACGATACTGATACGTCAAGGAGAACACACAACTCATGGGGCGAAAGACCTAAACTTTAAACCAGACTTTCGGTGCAAACATATATCCGAAATCGTAGACTATCTTTGA
- a CDS encoding GNAT family N-acetyltransferase has translation MEMRTLTIDDYEEMVKLWIKSALPLKPKGRDSRRVIAGQIETDSSLFLGAFKNNILVGVVIGSYDYRGKGWINRLAVNPKYQRQGIGQRLITSMERILKEKGAVVICALIEERNQESIAIFEKLGYVSEKSILYFSKRESEDA, from the coding sequence ATGGAAATGCGAACATTAACAATAGACGATTATGAAGAGATGGTTAAGCTCTGGATAAAATCGGCTCTCCCCTTAAAACCTAAAGGTCGAGACAGTAGGCGAGTTATTGCAGGCCAAATAGAAACAGACTCCAGTCTCTTTTTGGGAGCATTCAAAAATAACATACTAGTCGGTGTTGTAATTGGAAGCTACGATTATAGGGGAAAAGGCTGGATCAATCGCTTAGCTGTGAATCCAAAATATCAGAGACAAGGTATTGGTCAACGTTTGATCACGAGCATGGAGAGAATTCTGAAGGAAAAAGGCGCAGTGGTTATTTGTGCTCTAATTGAGGAGAGAAATCAGGAGTCAATTGCAATTTTTGAAAAACTAGGATATGTCTCTGAGAAATCGATCCTTTATTTCAGCAAGCGAGAAAGCGAAGATGCATGA
- a CDS encoding DUF4238 domain-containing protein produces MVREKEKQHYIPQFYLKLFSPEERGNYVYCYDKENNKSFRTSIRKICYEIGFYENEHKNNKPIEETFSFAERECSILFNKVIDAEDLSVLNMSEFSGLIVCLLLFKQRTRKRRDIVRSAREIWIKRINDRFSDWRVVPKFDNWERNDHLLSMVETTKEELKMLCKNNWELIINKTKIPFWTSDDPLIRQLVYNDKRFGKPYVKNYFLLTPRMLMHSEPLFFSNNIKLYKTEITSENVIKNLNRLTLKNAHRFVISRNNDFFTNICK; encoded by the coding sequence ATGGTTAGGGAAAAAGAAAAGCAACATTATATTCCTCAATTTTATTTGAAGTTATTTTCACCAGAAGAAAGAGGAAACTATGTATATTGTTATGATAAAGAAAACAACAAGTCATTTAGAACTAGCATAAGAAAAATATGTTATGAAATTGGCTTTTACGAGAATGAACATAAAAATAATAAACCGATAGAAGAAACTTTTTCCTTCGCTGAAAGAGAGTGCAGCATTCTATTTAATAAAGTAATAGACGCTGAAGATTTGTCTGTTTTAAACATGTCCGAATTTTCTGGATTGATTGTATGTTTACTGTTATTCAAACAAAGAACAAGGAAGCGCAGAGATATTGTGAGGTCTGCAAGAGAAATATGGATTAAAAGAATCAACGATAGATTTTCAGATTGGAGGGTTGTTCCAAAATTTGATAATTGGGAACGAAATGACCATCTATTATCTATGGTTGAAACAACGAAAGAAGAATTGAAAATGCTGTGTAAAAATAATTGGGAATTAATTATAAATAAAACAAAAATACCTTTTTGGACTTCAGATGACCCACTTATTCGACAACTTGTGTATAATGACAAGCGATTTGGTAAACCTTACGTAAAAAACTATTTCCTATTAACACCTAGAATGCTTATGCATTCCGAACCCTTATTTTTTAGCAACAACATAAAACTTTATAAAACAGAAATAACGAGCGAGAATGTAATTAAAAATTTAAATCGATTAACATTAAAAAATGCACATAGATTTGTCATATCAAGAAATAATGACTTTTTTACTAATATATGTAAATAA
- a CDS encoding N-acetyltransferase: MPLREERMSLRIAVVSAQNLKDLPVFRLFPYSCQYCLYWESTGDFDEKVDKAKAQQLKGDWFRNVSKEFGNCGVIAYLNNESVGYAQYALSKFFPRVRQYASGPPSDDSVFLACLYVPSRELRGKGIGKYLLNFVLSDLQKQGHSVVETFARKGSESNPAGPLEFYLRHGFFVKRECDGFPLVRKEFRKRARLFRN; this comes from the coding sequence ATGCCTTTGAGGGAAGAACGGATGAGTCTGAGAATTGCAGTTGTGTCAGCCCAGAATCTGAAAGACCTGCCAGTCTTCCGCTTGTTTCCGTATAGTTGTCAATATTGCTTATACTGGGAATCAACTGGTGACTTTGACGAAAAAGTGGACAAGGCAAAGGCTCAGCAGCTCAAAGGTGATTGGTTCAGGAATGTCTCGAAAGAGTTTGGGAATTGCGGTGTCATTGCTTATCTAAATAATGAGTCTGTTGGATATGCACAGTATGCATTGTCCAAGTTTTTTCCAAGGGTTCGACAATATGCATCTGGTCCACCCAGCGACGATTCTGTGTTTCTCGCATGCTTGTATGTCCCGTCCCGAGAGTTGAGAGGAAAGGGTATCGGTAAATACCTGCTTAATTTCGTGCTTTCTGACCTGCAAAAGCAAGGTCACAGCGTGGTTGAAACCTTCGCTCGGAAGGGCTCGGAAAGTAACCCTGCGGGACCTTTGGAATTCTATCTCAGGCACGGATTTTTCGTGAAAAGAGAATGTGATGGGTTTCCACTTGTGAGAAAAGAATTCCGTAAGCGCGCTAGGCTGTTTAGAAATTAA
- a CDS encoding methyltransferase domain-containing protein translates to MEMQSKRTLFQRVGVGSGKNILDVGFRDVQELQEIASLVGPTGSVFGIDINPLNVQSASKKLAGLSSNIYVKKGSVLAIPFDDCSFDLVLCKGVLHEVKQLEKAVSEMARVCKRDGFLIIIDLQRFSRLRFKLYRFIVRLLGRHCDDVHPGFTREQLLKLLAHEQFEELQYQQLPDKGRLGFNEVNLFLLKAERTN, encoded by the coding sequence ATGGAAATGCAGTCCAAGCGAACTTTGTTTCAGCGGGTAGGGGTTGGTTCGGGAAAGAATATTCTCGATGTCGGCTTCCGTGATGTCCAAGAACTACAAGAGATCGCTTCACTGGTTGGTCCGACTGGTAGTGTCTTTGGCATAGACATCAACCCTTTGAATGTTCAGTCTGCTTCTAAAAAGCTGGCTGGCCTTTCTTCAAATATCTATGTGAAAAAGGGTTCAGTCTTGGCAATCCCTTTTGATGATTGTTCATTCGATCTTGTGCTGTGCAAGGGAGTCCTTCATGAAGTCAAACAACTAGAAAAAGCGGTTTCGGAGATGGCTCGTGTCTGCAAGCGAGATGGCTTCCTAATCATAATTGACTTGCAACGGTTTTCGCGATTGAGGTTTAAGCTCTATAGATTCATAGTACGTCTATTAGGACGTCATTGCGACGACGTTCATCCAGGTTTCACCCGAGAGCAACTTCTGAAATTGTTGGCGCATGAGCAATTTGAAGAACTCCAATATCAGCAACTTCCAGATAAGGGACGACTAGGATTTAATGAGGTGAACCTTTTTCTTTTAAAGGCTGAACGGACGAATTAG
- a CDS encoding FAD-binding oxidoreductase, whose amino-acid sequence MQRHEICAEKPRRDVPETDPTSSTEPATVENYLTDESRLIVGKAEKVFFPRTEAHVAKILSDASKRKIRVTISGAGTGITGSRVPQGGIVLATEKMTNVFERGSEEDLTEHSDLGVKYTLYIRKDVERNEHYAIVPPSVPLETLKKIFEDKNLCYPPDTTEMTALLGGTVATNASGARTFHYGCTRDYVRRLRVVLPNGDVLDIKRGKVFASEENQFDIILTSGKRITVELPSYTMPDIKKNAAGYYTKPGMDLIDLFIGSEGTLGVISEVEIKLENQPKNVLPVFAHFSSESDAINFVKSLRSLSRSKKLGKDGINALSIEFLDEGSIELLRKKYPPSKIPPKSKSAIFFEQEIPNEEVFNDLLKRCVDLLESCNVLDTMASLGTDWLKEIKDIRHALPESINTIVRSKGVHKVATDIAVPERAFDEMMSYYHEVGRKSEILYAIFGHVGDNHLHFNFIPESEEALIRAERACALLLKKAVELGGTITAEHGVGKKTYVKNGERKPYLKLMYGVEGLKSVARIKHAFDPNHILNVGNIIPVSYLEDLNE is encoded by the coding sequence ATGCAGAGACATGAAATTTGTGCCGAGAAACCGAGAAGAGACGTTCCTGAAACAGACCCTACCAGTTCAACCGAGCCAGCTACTGTAGAAAATTATCTCACAGACGAATCACGATTAATCGTAGGAAAAGCTGAAAAAGTGTTTTTTCCTCGAACCGAAGCGCACGTTGCCAAGATTCTTAGCGACGCAAGCAAAAGGAAGATTCGCGTGACGATTTCTGGCGCAGGAACAGGTATTACTGGGTCAAGGGTTCCTCAAGGCGGAATCGTACTCGCAACTGAGAAAATGACGAATGTTTTTGAACGCGGCTCAGAAGAAGACCTAACTGAACACTCGGACTTGGGCGTAAAATACACCCTGTACATTCGAAAAGATGTAGAAAGAAATGAGCACTATGCAATAGTGCCTCCAAGCGTCCCCTTAGAGACTTTGAAAAAAATCTTCGAAGACAAGAATCTCTGTTATCCACCTGATACAACGGAAATGACCGCGCTGCTAGGCGGAACCGTAGCGACGAATGCATCGGGAGCACGAACATTTCATTACGGATGCACAAGAGACTACGTCAGACGCTTAAGAGTAGTGCTACCCAACGGCGACGTTCTTGACATTAAACGTGGAAAAGTATTTGCAAGCGAAGAAAACCAGTTCGATATAATTCTGACGTCTGGAAAACGCATAACAGTGGAATTACCCTCCTACACAATGCCAGATATAAAAAAGAACGCAGCGGGGTACTACACGAAACCTGGCATGGACCTCATAGACCTTTTCATCGGATCAGAAGGAACACTAGGCGTTATCAGCGAAGTTGAAATCAAACTTGAAAATCAACCAAAGAATGTTCTCCCCGTTTTTGCACATTTTTCCAGCGAAAGTGACGCCATAAATTTTGTCAAAAGTCTTCGCAGTTTGTCTCGAAGCAAAAAGCTCGGTAAAGATGGAATTAATGCCCTGTCTATAGAATTTCTTGACGAAGGGTCTATAGAATTGTTGAGAAAGAAGTATCCGCCGTCGAAAATTCCGCCGAAATCAAAGTCTGCCATATTTTTTGAACAAGAAATCCCGAACGAAGAGGTTTTCAACGATTTGCTTAAGCGGTGTGTTGACCTGCTCGAGAGTTGTAACGTTCTGGACACGATGGCGTCCCTTGGAACGGACTGGCTGAAGGAAATAAAAGACATCAGACACGCGTTACCCGAGTCGATTAATACCATTGTACGTTCGAAAGGAGTTCACAAGGTGGCAACAGACATTGCGGTTCCTGAGAGAGCGTTCGATGAGATGATGAGTTATTATCACGAGGTGGGAAGGAAATCAGAAATTTTGTACGCGATTTTCGGTCACGTTGGGGATAATCATCTGCATTTTAATTTTATACCCGAATCTGAAGAGGCTTTGATACGCGCGGAAAGAGCATGCGCACTTCTTTTGAAGAAAGCGGTTGAGCTAGGAGGTACGATTACTGCCGAGCATGGGGTCGGCAAGAAGACTTATGTGAAGAATGGTGAAAGGAAGCCTTATTTGAAGCTTATGTATGGCGTTGAAGGCTTGAAATCTGTTGCCAGAATAAAGCATGCGTTTGATCCTAATCACATTCTGAATGTAGGGAATATTATTCCAGTTTCTTATCTTGAAGATTTGAACGAATAG
- the queG gene encoding tRNA epoxyqueuosine(34) reductase QueG, whose product MSITDEMKTFAKSIGLDVVRVTSAEPFADAARRIKEQIQRGLRPKWNVEAIDAYCDPRSVLSSAKSIIVVAECYLTSEPVDLSRVRDPHGRIARYTWRNYYYDVKAKLEKVATFLKKKTQANIRFRCYSNGPLAEKPMAQRAGVGWYGKNGIILTRDYGSWVVLGALITNIALEEDEPLKKSCGNCQACIKACPTKALIEPYVLDMPKCLQHITHKQQVMPISLREIWTNRLYGCTTCQDVCPLNRRVKPQNRKPKYGYVGPSLSLTRILQMTEKEYRKRFHRNQIGKWWVSFGAIQRNAAVAAGNIGDVCTIPVLSNVLKHSKSFIVRGHVAWALGKIGGQNAKLALERAFKRERNPDVRIEIENALKF is encoded by the coding sequence ATGTCAATTACAGATGAAATGAAGACTTTTGCAAAAAGTATAGGTCTAGATGTTGTGAGAGTCACGTCTGCGGAGCCCTTTGCAGATGCGGCGAGGAGAATTAAAGAACAAATACAACGAGGATTGCGTCCCAAATGGAATGTAGAAGCTATTGATGCATATTGTGATCCGAGAAGTGTTCTCTCGTCAGCAAAATCTATCATAGTAGTTGCAGAATGCTATTTAACATCAGAGCCTGTGGACCTTAGTAGAGTCCGAGATCCTCATGGGAGAATTGCTCGATATACCTGGCGAAATTATTACTATGATGTGAAGGCAAAGCTTGAAAAGGTTGCTACTTTCTTAAAGAAAAAAACTCAAGCGAACATTCGGTTTAGATGTTACTCAAACGGCCCATTAGCCGAGAAGCCGATGGCACAACGTGCAGGAGTAGGCTGGTATGGTAAAAATGGGATAATTCTAACCAGAGATTATGGATCTTGGGTTGTACTCGGAGCACTTATTACTAATATCGCACTGGAAGAAGATGAGCCTCTTAAGAAATCTTGTGGCAATTGTCAAGCTTGTATCAAAGCATGCCCTACGAAGGCGCTAATTGAACCCTATGTTTTGGATATGCCTAAGTGTCTCCAACACATCACACACAAACAACAAGTCATGCCAATTTCTCTCCGAGAGATTTGGACCAACAGGTTGTACGGATGTACGACATGCCAAGATGTTTGCCCTTTAAATCGTCGGGTGAAACCCCAAAATAGAAAACCAAAATATGGATACGTTGGTCCAAGTCTTTCATTAACCCGGATTCTTCAAATGACTGAAAAGGAATATCGTAAACGCTTTCACAGGAATCAAATAGGCAAGTGGTGGGTAAGTTTTGGCGCTATCCAGCGAAATGCGGCTGTAGCCGCAGGGAATATAGGCGACGTCTGCACTATCCCAGTACTATCCAATGTTTTGAAACATAGCAAAAGTTTCATAGTTAGGGGACATGTAGCGTGGGCTTTAGGAAAAATTGGTGGACAAAACGCTAAACTTGCACTTGAGAGGGCTTTTAAGAGAGAACGAAATCCAGATGTTCGCATTGAAATTGAAAACGCATTGAAGTTTTAA
- the nadB gene encoding L-aspartate oxidase: protein MDVTDVVSDVLVIGSGIAGLSFALKIADHAQVAIITKKEKSESNTNYAQGGIAAVFSPVDSFENHVKDTLTCGNGLSKRDVVEKVIREGPARVQELVTLGVNFSRRATGELDLGMESGHSKRRIVHAKDLSGQEIERVLLNAVGKHPSIKLFENHIAINLVTKNNQCMGCYVLDREKSIIRNFVAKITVLATGGMGRVYLHTSNPDVATGDGIAIAYRAGATVMNMEFTQFHPTCLYHSYETPFLISEALRGEGAILQDKRGRRFMSDYHSMKELAPRDVVARAIDQELKKSGDEYVLLDISVKDPQFIRSRFPGIYEKCLSFGIDITKDSIPVVPAAHYCCGGVRATIAGETDVKNLFAVGETACTGLHGANRLASNSLLEALVCAHHAAKRCIRLLKKEIPLQPFVSWEPGEAVDIDEAVVITQNRDEIRRLMWNYVGIVRSDKRLTRAKKRITLLQEEINQYYWDFILTTDLVELRNMALVAELIIDSAMMRKESRGIHYFLDYPEKLPVARDTLLRKNVSSSR, encoded by the coding sequence ATGGATGTGACTGATGTTGTCTCGGATGTACTTGTGATTGGAAGCGGAATTGCAGGGCTATCCTTTGCATTAAAGATAGCTGACCATGCCCAAGTAGCAATTATTACCAAGAAAGAGAAGTCCGAGTCGAACACAAATTATGCACAAGGTGGAATTGCTGCGGTTTTTTCCCCAGTAGATTCCTTCGAAAATCACGTTAAAGACACTTTGACTTGTGGCAACGGATTAAGTAAGAGAGACGTGGTTGAAAAGGTCATACGAGAAGGCCCTGCACGTGTTCAAGAACTTGTAACGCTTGGAGTCAATTTCTCTAGAAGAGCAACAGGTGAACTCGACCTAGGAATGGAGAGTGGACACTCAAAGCGACGGATCGTCCACGCGAAAGATCTTTCAGGTCAAGAAATAGAACGCGTTCTGTTGAACGCTGTTGGCAAACATCCATCCATCAAACTTTTTGAGAATCATATAGCAATCAACCTTGTCACAAAAAACAATCAGTGTATGGGTTGCTATGTTCTAGATAGAGAAAAATCGATAATTCGAAATTTTGTGGCAAAGATAACTGTGCTTGCAACGGGTGGAATGGGAAGAGTCTACCTCCATACAAGCAACCCAGACGTAGCCACCGGAGACGGAATTGCCATAGCTTATCGCGCCGGAGCCACCGTTATGAACATGGAGTTCACCCAATTTCATCCGACGTGTCTGTACCATTCCTACGAAACACCTTTTCTCATCTCAGAGGCCCTCAGAGGCGAAGGAGCCATTCTTCAAGATAAGCGTGGAAGACGGTTTATGAGTGATTATCATTCGATGAAAGAGCTAGCTCCCAGAGATGTGGTTGCTCGAGCTATTGATCAAGAGCTAAAGAAAAGCGGAGATGAATATGTTCTTCTCGACATATCCGTCAAAGACCCTCAGTTTATTCGATCTCGATTTCCAGGGATTTATGAGAAATGTCTCTCGTTCGGGATTGACATCACAAAAGACTCGATTCCAGTGGTCCCTGCAGCCCATTATTGCTGCGGGGGTGTAAGAGCCACTATCGCAGGTGAAACAGATGTGAAAAATCTGTTTGCAGTCGGCGAGACAGCATGCACGGGTCTTCATGGAGCCAACCGGTTAGCCAGCAACTCTCTACTTGAGGCTTTAGTCTGTGCCCACCATGCAGCAAAGAGGTGTATAAGATTGTTGAAGAAAGAGATTCCTTTACAGCCATTTGTTTCTTGGGAACCGGGAGAAGCTGTGGACATTGACGAAGCAGTGGTCATCACTCAAAATCGGGATGAGATTCGCCGTTTGATGTGGAACTATGTGGGAATCGTGCGTTCTGACAAGCGTCTAACTCGCGCGAAAAAACGCATAACCCTCTTGCAGGAGGAGATCAATCAGTATTATTGGGATTTCATCCTTACCACAGACCTTGTCGAGCTGCGAAATATGGCGTTGGTCGCAGAGCTTATCATCGACTCCGCGATGATGCGAAAAGAAAGTCGGGGGATTCACTATTTCTTGGACTATCCTGAGAAATTGCCAGTTGCTCGAGATACATTGCTGAGGAAAAACGTTTCTAGTTCCAGATAA
- a CDS encoding NAD(P)-dependent oxidoreductase produces the protein MLNNHQIICMHAYVCPHLLMGRVENMGVEDVKKKVLVTGGGGFIGSRLVKTLLQKGLTVKVLDIQHGLLKGESNRNLEFIGIGSNELCGGMVDKDLVEQVVRDVDVIYHLAINWDGATWAGTHPLADLFDGNIRGTLNLLEAAKSYGVKHFLFAGSCAVYGEVESSPMDEETVCKPELSPHHLSAYGIMKLTTEKLCLMYYHHYGLPVTSFRIEVVFSDNESLLSALSSKYIDKVIRGEDVEVVDGEGCASVHVDEVVDAFLSATVNDKAYGHVFNISNPTTYITHRELYQFIIQLTGSKSKIKVIPSGLRVSCMPESIEKIQRILGWRPQKTKEDLKKAVAETVRSIVARHKKQ, from the coding sequence ATGCTTAACAATCACCAAATAATTTGCATGCATGCATATGTTTGCCCGCATCTTTTGATGGGTAGGGTTGAAAACATGGGAGTTGAAGATGTTAAAAAGAAGGTGTTGGTTACTGGTGGAGGAGGTTTTATTGGTTCAAGACTCGTCAAAACGCTATTGCAGAAAGGATTGACAGTGAAAGTTCTTGATATTCAACACGGTCTTCTTAAGGGAGAGTCTAACCGAAATTTGGAGTTTATAGGTATAGGAAGTAATGAACTATGTGGAGGTATGGTTGATAAAGACCTTGTTGAGCAGGTTGTAAGAGACGTGGATGTGATTTATCATCTAGCAATCAATTGGGATGGAGCTACTTGGGCAGGCACGCATCCTCTTGCAGATTTGTTTGATGGTAATATTAGGGGCACACTTAATCTTCTAGAAGCAGCCAAATCTTATGGAGTAAAGCATTTCTTGTTTGCAGGTAGCTGTGCTGTTTATGGAGAGGTAGAATCTTCGCCTATGGATGAGGAAACAGTGTGTAAGCCTGAATTGTCTCCTCATCATCTTTCAGCATACGGCATAATGAAGCTTACGACAGAGAAACTCTGCCTTATGTATTACCACCATTATGGATTACCAGTCACTTCTTTTCGAATAGAAGTCGTGTTCAGCGACAATGAATCATTGCTGTCTGCTCTGAGTAGTAAATACATTGACAAAGTGATAAGGGGCGAGGATGTTGAAGTGGTAGATGGAGAGGGATGTGCAAGCGTGCATGTTGATGAAGTGGTTGACGCATTTTTGTCGGCCACCGTGAACGATAAAGCGTATGGGCATGTTTTCAACATATCAAATCCAACAACCTACATTACTCACCGGGAACTTTACCAATTCATAATTCAGTTGACTGGCTCAAAGAGCAAAATCAAAGTAATTCCGAGTGGGCTGCGTGTAAGCTGCATGCCCGAATCTATAGAGAAAATCCAAAGAATCCTAGGTTGGAGACCTCAAAAAACCAAGGAAGACCTCAAAAAGGCAGTGGCTGAAACCGTTAGGTCAATAGTAGCACGTCACAAAAAACAGTGA
- a CDS encoding TATA-box-binding protein yields the protein MPRVKASIRIENVVACGTLNQRIDLNAVAKGYPGVEYRPKRFPGLVFRLKKPKTTTLIFNSGKMVCTGGKSEKESRRAVMKVVKELKKSGIIIIGKPDVKIVNMVATASLGGVIDLEKSAYSLKRTMYEPEQFPGLIYRMDEPKVVVLIFASGKLVCTGAKKEEVIHEVVSKLHKKLEEEELIYYE from the coding sequence ATGCCCAGGGTTAAAGCTTCTATCAGAATCGAAAACGTCGTGGCATGTGGCACGTTAAATCAGAGGATTGACCTGAACGCGGTGGCGAAGGGTTATCCCGGCGTTGAGTACCGTCCAAAACGGTTTCCGGGGCTGGTCTTCAGATTAAAGAAGCCCAAAACGACTACTCTAATCTTTAATTCAGGGAAGATGGTTTGCACTGGAGGCAAGTCTGAGAAAGAATCGAGGAGAGCCGTGATGAAGGTTGTAAAGGAACTGAAGAAAAGCGGCATAATCATCATCGGCAAACCAGACGTGAAAATAGTGAACATGGTTGCAACAGCGAGTTTAGGAGGAGTGATAGACCTTGAAAAATCAGCCTACTCGCTTAAGAGAACCATGTATGAACCAGAACAGTTTCCTGGTCTCATCTACCGAATGGACGAACCAAAAGTTGTAGTCCTTATCTTCGCCAGCGGGAAACTGGTTTGTACAGGCGCTAAAAAGGAAGAAGTTATTCACGAAGTGGTTAGCAAACTTCATAAGAAACTCGAGGAAGAAGAACTGATATACTACGAGTAA